In Acidisarcina polymorpha, the DNA window TCACAAAATGGCGAGATTACGCTCCTCGATGTGGTCCGCAACGCCAAGCCTACCGTCCTCATCGGCGTCTCCGGTCAAGCGGGAGCCTTCACTGAACAAGCCGTTCGCGAGATGGCGAAGCACACTGCCCGCCCAGTCATCTTCCCCCTATCGAACCCGACCTCGCGCAGCGAAGCTATTCCGCAAGATCTTATCAACTGGACAGAGGGCCGCGCCCTGGTTGGCACTGGCAGTCCCTTCGATCCCGTTGATGTCGATGGAAAGAAGGTTCCCATCGCACAGACCAATAACTCCTATATCTTTCCCGGCCTGGCTCTCGGCATTGTTGCTTCCAAAGCGAGGCGCGTGACCGATGCCATGGTGAAGGCCGCCGCTACGGAATTGATACGACATGTACCCACACAGAAGGATAAGTTGGCCAGCCTTCTCCCGCCTATCTCCGAGGCCCGCGCTCTCGGACGCTTGATCGCGCAGGCTGTTGGTAAGCAGGCGATTCTCGATGGGCAGGCGCAGATATCAGACGAAGATGCCCTCAGGCGCGAACTCGATGCAAATATCTGGGAGCCAGCCTACGTGCCGTACGAACTTCAACGAGGTGCGGCCTCATAAGGTATCAGCGACGATCGAACCGTCCTAATAGGGTTGTTCACCTGGTATGGCGCCTACCCCGATAAGAAGACTAAGTAATTTGTAGGAGGAAATGAATGACCGAGACAGAGATGAGGATAGAAAGGGACTCCATGGGGGAGGTGCCGGTTCCAGCCGGCAAGCTCTGGGGGGCGCAGACGCAGCGCTCCCTTGAGTATTTCAGCATCGGTTCCGACCTTATGCCTCGGGAGATGATCTGCGCTTATGCAGTTCTGAAGAAAGGTGCGGCCAGTGCGAACCATGCCGGACGAAGACTGGATGATGAACGCCATAAATTGATCGTTCGGGTATGTGACGAAATCCTCGCCGGTCAGCACGTCGATATGTTTCCGCTCCATGTTTGGATGACGGGCAGCGGCACGCAATTCAATATGAACGTGAACGAGGTAATCTCGAACCGCTGCTGCCAGCTGACGGGCACGCCGCTCGGGAGCAAGACGCCGGTTCATCCGAACGACCATGTGAATATGTCACAATCGACCAATGACTCTTTTCCAACTGCCATGAACATCGCGGTAGCTGTCAACGTGAAGCAACGGCTGCTGCCGTCTCTGCAGCTTTTACATAACGCGATTCATGCTAAAGCCGAGGAGTGGAAAGACATTGTCAAGATCGGGCGCACCCACTTGCAGGACGCCACGCCTCTGACCCTTGGCCAGGAGTGGTCAGGCTACGTAGGCATGCTCGTCGACAATCTCGAACGCATCGAGTGCGCTCTGCAGGGCGTATACCATCTGGCTCTAGGCGGTACTGCGGTCGGTACCGGAATCAATTCAGATCCCGGTTTCGCCGAGTCGGTTGCGGCTGAAATTGCCTCGCTGACAGGCCTTCCTTTCGTTACCGCGCCGAATAAGTTTACTGTACAGGGTGCTCACGATGCCCTGGTGCAATTTTCCGGATGTCTACGCACCCTGGCGGTATCGCTATACAAGATCGCCAACGACATACGGCTTATGTCCTGCGGTCCGCGTGCAGGTTTTGCAGAGTTGTTGATTCCAGAGAACGAGCCGGGCTCTTCCATTATGCCGGGCAAAGTAAACCCGACTCAAGCTGAAGCTCTCACCATGATTGCCGTCCAAGTCATGGCCAATGACGTCGCGGTAGGATTCGGAGGAGCGGGCGGTTATTTGGAAATGAACGTTTACAAGCCCCTGATGATATTCAATATCGCTCAATCAATCACGATCCTGACCGATGGATGCACAAACTTCCGCAAATTTCTTATCGAAGGCACGAAGCCAAATTTGAAGAAGATCAAGGAATACGTGGACCGCTCGTTGATGCTGGTGACAGCGCTCGCGCCGATCATCGGCTATGACAAGGCGTCCGAAGTTGCGCATTATGCGCTGGAGAATGATCTCACTTTGAAAGATGCGGCGCTGAAGCTTGGTCTCGTCAACGAGGAGGAGTTTGATCGCGTGGTCGATCCGGCCAAAATGGTCAAGCCGTATATTGCTGGAGCTGACGCGAGGTAGAGAATGGCCTATGGTCGACGCGCTAATGTTTAGGTGGCGCTTACGGCCTGCAGGAACTTCAGTAGCTGGTCACTGACGATGGCAGAGGCTTCGTGATGCACCCAGTGGCCCACATCGTCGATTTCGAAACTCCCCACGAGACCAGGAAGGTTGGCGCGAAGTTTTTCGAAGGGTGGATAGAGTTCCGCCAAGCCATCCGCCTTTCCCGCCACGTAAAAGGATGGTTGATTGATCTTCGAGGGTTGACTGATCTACGCGTCTTTCCAAGCGCCAAACAGATAGGAATGCGGCTGGGTCCCATAACGCCGGTCGGTCCTAGATGGCACGTGCGTTCTTCCACAAATTTGCTGGGCCGCTGGAAAGCACAAGCTCTTTCGGCGGGAACAGAATTCGGAGGCCACGTTCATCCCGCCACCGAACCAAAAGCGCGGCTCGATCGCGACTCCTCAATCGAGTTTTCATCCGCGTTCGAACATTTGGCCGTCAAGCTTACGCGCCTGGTTGAGACGGGTCGTAGCTACATGAACTTGCCGGACTCATCTCGCTCGGTCGGACATCGTCTCTCCGTCCGCCTCTACTGCAGAGCATAGATGCGCAGCGATTTTACGAACATGTCATGGCCCTCAGGATGGTCCGGAATGCCCGGATAGATCAGCGCGCTCGACAACATGACATCGGCGTGAGCTTTGATCGAGTTGTTCGTGACAGCCGCGGCAACGGGCTCTCCGTCGACTTCAAAGATCAGCTCTTTAGGGGTCCAAAGTACGCCGTAATCGTGGAAACCGGCCGATAGATCGTCGACGAATTTGGCTCCCCATCCCATCCCGGTATGCTTCACGCTGGAAGAGCGACATTGTTCAGTTTGGCCGGGTACTGTTGCAGCCCGATGTGATCATAGCTTGGGTACTGCACCTCGGAGACGTCGATCTCGAAATAGTCGCCAGTTGCCGGCTGGTTCTCCGTGTTCATCCAGAACGCGTCGTTCATTCCTTTGACGTCGGCTATTTTTATAGTAGCTTCGAAAAAGCCATAACCGTAGTCTGCTTTACTTTGAATAGAGCCAGTGGACCATTTCAAGCTCTGGTTGTGGCAGTCTGCCTTGGCGGCTAATGTTTTCAGTCTCAGGCCACTGCTCGTCGCTTCCACGTTCCCAGGTCGTCGACACATCCTGCCATCATCCGAAATCAGTGTCCAATCCGCTTGAAGTTCGGCAGCGTCGGCGAAATTGGTAGAAAAGACGGGCAGCTTGTGTCCGGAGCGATAGCTCTGGATGGCAGAGCGGTCGGCAGCAGTAACCGGGCGCCGCTTGGCGTAAGGCTGGTCCGGCGACCCCCAATTCACCGGTTTCGCGAGCGTGGCTGCTCGGTCTGCGGCGCTCGTGCCGCCAAGAGATAGGAATGCAAGCAGCGCCGAGCCGATGACAGCGGTAGTGTGAACTCGAAACGTCATAGTCACTTCCTCCAATACCATCAACTCAAACCCTCGACTTTCGCCACTGTCTGGCGGTCGCATCGATTGAGCCGACAATCCCCTTCCTAATGCGCCGCATGAAGCAACGCACTGGCAGACACAGGCTCACGCATCATCCCAGGCCCCTCCCAGAGCAGCACCGGCTCCTTGGATGACGCCGCGTTTTCTATCTCAGGTCCGCGATCTATCTCCACCCGATGCAAGCCAGCCGCGAGCGCCACACTTACGCGCACCGCCTGCACCGCTGCCCCCTTCGACCCGCACACCTGCGGTCGTAGCATTCCACTTTGCGTCCGCTCTCCATCGACCGATAGTGAAGCCGTGGTGCTAGTCAGCAGCGTCAACGTGTACCCTCCATCCGCCGGTATCCTCACCATCCCTTCGTAACTAGCGTCGCTTCCGGCGATCTTCACTAACCCTTGTGGCATGCCCTCCTCTGTTTGTGCTGCCATGAGTGAAGGCCTTACAACCAACGTCCGAGAACTCCACCGTGTGCGGCCACTAGCATCAGTCGCCGCCAGCAGCACACGATAACGCCCCGTCCCATCGAGTAAGGTGCCATCCGCATCCGCAAACGAATGCTGGATCACCGCACCGTCTGCTGCCGCCCCATCCCCAAACAGCCAGTGATAGCGCACTCCAATCGCGGCGGGCACCGTAAAAGTTACCTTTCTTCCCGGCCTGATCAACCCACCCGTATAACTAAAGTCCGCCGCTTCAGCCGAGTGACCATAGGCAGGTTCAGCTGCCCCATCCATCACTTGCAACGGAATATTCGCGTCTTCCCGAACATTGCCGGCCCCAAGGTTGACATCTCGAAACGTCACGCCACTTACATCACCCTTCAACTCAGAAGGTGCAAGCCCCGGCCCATCCATGGCCGAGATGTTTTCGAAATGTACATCGCGGATGGCCGGATTTGGCTGTCGTAGCTGAACAAGCGAGTACCAGTCCTCCAGCCGAACATCCTCGATGCGATAATTTGACTGTAGCCCCTTCCCCGCTGGATCAGCCCATAGCTCCACCAGCGCGAACGGAACTCCGCAGCTTCCCATTCCCATGTGAATCACGTCCGAGTCACGCAGCGTAAAATGGTTGCTGTCGAAGATCTTCTTTGGCCAGTTCGCCCGCACCACGTTCGAGATACTTGTCGACAACACGCTGCTCTCGATTGTGATATTGCTTACCTCATGACCTGGCGTCGCCAGCGCCTCTTCCGTGTACCCATCCCAGTTCCCATACATCGCGAAGATATCGTCGGCCGCGCGAATAAATGAATCCTGCACAAGGGTATCCCCGCCCCCAAGCCAGTCCATTCCATCCTGATTGGCATTTCCCGGGCTCCCGCCAACCACCTTTACGTTTCGAAACGTCACCCCACGCGAATCCCGCATCTGGATCATCCACGTTCGGCTTCGCACCACCGCAGTTATCCCCTCAATTTCGATACCATGCGCACTGTCCATCGTGATCACGTGCCAATTCAGTTTGTGCATCCAACCAGTGTCGTGATCCGGATCCTGCGGTCCGTTATAGAGCAACATGCCAAGCCCGGAAACGTGCACATTATCTACCTGCCAGATATTCAGCGCTCCCATTATTACTGCCCCTGCCGCCAGGTAAATGTTGTCTCCCTCATGGGCGTCTATATTCTCGCGATGCACCCCGGGCCCGTAGTACCGGACCCCCGGGGTGTTCGCCGTGATCCTGTACCTTTCTGGCTTATTAGCAAACAGAAACAGCATCTCCGAATCTGCATAATGTTCGCCGGGCCGTGTAATGGTTAACTTTGCCGGCTGCTCCAGAGGAAACGTAATCGACGCCCCGTCCCTTCGCGGGCGAATCCCGAATCGCATAGGCTGCACTTCGACTCCCCGATCCCAATAATGCGGATCGCTCGCGGTTACCGTCACCTGAACCGGGGACGAAATGTCAAAGTTCAGCAGGTAATACCCACTGGCAGCGCTCACTACCGGCGTACTCTTGTGGCCGATTTTCACAGTGAAATGGGTGGAACTCACCTCCGGCGGGATAGACGCGAACGTCACCTGCCCCCCCGCTGCGTTCCACGCCATGCACAATGCAGTTGCTGCACTCAACAACAGTACACAAGCAGCTTTGCGCCTCATCGTTTGATCGGAACCTCTCCGGAAAAGTCGGCGTACCTGAAGAAAATATTTGAACAAGTTTGCGCTAACGCCATAA includes these proteins:
- a CDS encoding family 16 glycosylhydrolase, with the protein product MGWGAKFVDDLSAGFHDYGVLWTPKELIFEVDGEPVAAAVTNNSIKAHADVMLSSALIYPGIPDHPEGHDMFVKSLRIYALQ
- a CDS encoding glycoside hydrolase family 16 protein, whose amino-acid sequence is MTFRVHTTAVIGSALLAFLSLGGTSAADRAATLAKPVNWGSPDQPYAKRRPVTAADRSAIQSYRSGHKLPVFSTNFADAAELQADWTLISDDGRMCRRPGNVEATSSGLRLKTLAAKADCHNQSLKWSTGSIQSKADYGYGFFEATIKIADVKGMNDAFWMNTENQPATGDYFEIDVSEVQYPSYDHIGLQQYPAKLNNVALPA
- a CDS encoding PKD domain-containing protein, with product MRRKAACVLLLSAATALCMAWNAAGGQVTFASIPPEVSSTHFTVKIGHKSTPVVSAASGYYLLNFDISSPVQVTVTASDPHYWDRGVEVQPMRFGIRPRRDGASITFPLEQPAKLTITRPGEHYADSEMLFLFANKPERYRITANTPGVRYYGPGVHRENIDAHEGDNIYLAAGAVIMGALNIWQVDNVHVSGLGMLLYNGPQDPDHDTGWMHKLNWHVITMDSAHGIEIEGITAVVRSRTWMIQMRDSRGVTFRNVKVVGGSPGNANQDGMDWLGGGDTLVQDSFIRAADDIFAMYGNWDGYTEEALATPGHEVSNITIESSVLSTSISNVVRANWPKKIFDSNHFTLRDSDVIHMGMGSCGVPFALVELWADPAGKGLQSNYRIEDVRLEDWYSLVQLRQPNPAIRDVHFENISAMDGPGLAPSELKGDVSGVTFRDVNLGAGNVREDANIPLQVMDGAAEPAYGHSAEAADFSYTGGLIRPGRKVTFTVPAAIGVRYHWLFGDGAAADGAVIQHSFADADGTLLDGTGRYRVLLAATDASGRTRWSSRTLVVRPSLMAAQTEEGMPQGLVKIAGSDASYEGMVRIPADGGYTLTLLTSTTASLSVDGERTQSGMLRPQVCGSKGAAVQAVRVSVALAAGLHRVEIDRGPEIENAASSKEPVLLWEGPGMMREPVSASALLHAAH
- the fumC gene encoding class II fumarate hydratase; translation: MTETEMRIERDSMGEVPVPAGKLWGAQTQRSLEYFSIGSDLMPREMICAYAVLKKGAASANHAGRRLDDERHKLIVRVCDEILAGQHVDMFPLHVWMTGSGTQFNMNVNEVISNRCCQLTGTPLGSKTPVHPNDHVNMSQSTNDSFPTAMNIAVAVNVKQRLLPSLQLLHNAIHAKAEEWKDIVKIGRTHLQDATPLTLGQEWSGYVGMLVDNLERIECALQGVYHLALGGTAVGTGINSDPGFAESVAAEIASLTGLPFVTAPNKFTVQGAHDALVQFSGCLRTLAVSLYKIANDIRLMSCGPRAGFAELLIPENEPGSSIMPGKVNPTQAEALTMIAVQVMANDVAVGFGGAGGYLEMNVYKPLMIFNIAQSITILTDGCTNFRKFLIEGTKPNLKKIKEYVDRSLMLVTALAPIIGYDKASEVAHYALENDLTLKDAALKLGLVNEEEFDRVVDPAKMVKPYIAGADAR